TAATTGAGATATTCTCTGGTGAAGGTTTTCTGCACTTTTGGGGCATTCTGTAATATTTAAAACGATAAATATCTTAATAAATAAAAAACCTGGGAGTGTTAATTCACTTCCAGGTTTTTTAGGTTAATGGTTGGAGCGTTGGAGCGTTGCTGTTGTTGGTTGATAGTTGTTGGGGAGCCACTGCGATCAATTGCGATGCCAACAGCCGCGCAAGTGGAGTTAGCGTAAAGACCTGCGGGCACACTTGGTGAACGCAAAGCGTCTTTGCAAGGAGAAGCGGTAGCGATAGCGAGCAACGAGCCAAGCCGAAGGGTTAACAGGAGCCAGTGCTGTAGGCGGGTTTCCCGACAGTCGTGCATCTGGCGTTCAACAGTTATCCACTATCAACTATGCACTATGCACTATCCACTATCAACTATCCATTATCCACGCTCTTACCTGATATACTCTTTAAGAACGCTGTTGCGATTTGGGTGGCGTAACTTGCGGAGTGCCTTCGCCTCAATTTGACGAATTCGTTCGCGGGTGACGTTGAAAATTTGTCCAATTTCCTCTAGAGTCTTCATGCGACCGTCATCTAAACCGTAGCGCAGTCTGAGAACGTCGCGTTCGCGGGGGCTAAGACTGTCGAGGACTTTTTCTAGGTCTTCGCGCAGAAGATTTTTGGAAACTTGGTCTTCTGGGGTTTCGCCATCTGACTCAATAAAATCGCCTAGTCGGGAATCTTCCTCTTTCCCAATAGGCGTTTCTAAAGAAATTGGCAGTTGTGCAGATTTGGCAATAAACCGCAGCTTCTCAATGGTCATTTCCATACGAGTAGCGATTTCTTCTTCAGTGGGTTTGCGACCCATTTCTTGAGAAAGCAGCTTGGTGGTTTTCTTAATCCGAGAGATGGTTTCATAAAGATGAACCGGAAGTCGGATAGTGCGAGATTGATCGGCGATCGCACGAGTAATTGCTTGACGAATCCACCACGTAGCGTATGTAGAAAACTTATAACCTTTTTCGTGGTCAAACTTTTCGGCAGCGCGAATTAAACCTAGGCTACCT
Above is a genomic segment from Tolypothrix sp. NIES-4075 containing:
- the rpoD gene encoding RNA polymerase sigma factor RpoD codes for the protein MNQANNVLESIYQPDLEIMNQPELELEELLIEDEEDLLINDEGDDEFLEPQSDEDDAKSGKAAKSRRRTQSKKKHYTEDSIRLYLQEIGRIRLLRADEEIELARKIADLLELERAREKLLDQLDRDPKDSEWAEAVQLPLPAFRYRLHVGRRAKDKMVQSNLRLVVSIAKKYMNRGLSFQDLIQEGSLGLIRAAEKFDHEKGYKFSTYATWWIRQAITRAIADQSRTIRLPVHLYETISRIKKTTKLLSQEMGRKPTEEEIATRMEMTIEKLRFIAKSAQLPISLETPIGKEEDSRLGDFIESDGETPEDQVSKNLLREDLEKVLDSLSPRERDVLRLRYGLDDGRMKTLEEIGQIFNVTRERIRQIEAKALRKLRHPNRNSVLKEYIR